AATAATCGCAAATCAATATTATTACACCCTCTTTCTAGTCATTTAAATCAAGCGGCGACTATGACGACGAGGAAGACTATCCTGACTTGGACGCCAAACTAGAAAGCTACAAAAGTAGGTTGCCGTATTTCTGCTTATTATTcttaatgaaatcaacattactAAATGTACTGGTGTGTGGcgatttgacattttaatttgatatgCAATTTTGACAGCAAAGTcacttgatatgcaaatttgacagcAACGTaacttaatatgcaaatttgacagcAACGTCACTTAATATGTCACTTTTTAAGAAGAATGTCCCAGTACGAAGACACATCGTAATAAATACGTCAGCAACAGTATATTCTAACCGATCATAGTTATTGAAGTCGGCTATTTGTATTTGTCTACGTGCTTTGTACATGGTACTCCACGTTTACGTCTTGACCAGCGCCCTCAACGTTTGAATACATtccactataaaaaaaaaaatcagtataTACCGTAACACATAACACATTTTCTTTCCTATTTTTCCACAGAACAATTTATGGAATTCGATTTGGACAACTCTGGCGACATAGGTAATATTACTATAAGTGCATATTGCTTGACGTATTCttgaatttttttcaaaccttCACTTCTACATTAAGTTTGTCTATGTATGAAATACTgtcaatatgaaatatgaataaatattgaCTTTGATCCATTTAAGTGGTCACGTGGGTGACGgaatttaaatttacaaaatataactttacgttttccaacttgaaaaaaacaacatgaacCATGTAGATTGTATAGTCCTTGTTTTATCTCAGAGAattaaaaatttgtaaaatagaataaaatgttcGTTATTGTAAGTAAACTATGTAGGATAATAAACGTCTTACaggagttttttttttcctgacaccaaagttgatcttttttttattttaggcAAGAAGtttattgctttttttttcGCACACAAAAAATTTACACCACAACCACAAAAAAGGGAGATAACACTAAaaagtgttgtttgttttgttgttgttattgtttttgtttttgttttgttattgtggGTTTTTTAAAGCCTTTGTTTTGGAATTTTTAAGagatttttttgcaatttagtGAGATAAGAACACGAGCTTGCTCTATGTTactgcatattttttttacctagAAAATGCattttaaagttgttttataatataaaaattcaaaatgacttCCTATTTATactacactgtaagatacgtcgtgttgttcagtcctatcaggctTCTCAGTTAACCACGATTATGCTAAACAGCCCAATCAATATCCCGAGGAAAAGATGCATTGTTCACGTCTTGTTATGATCATATGGAAATACACAGATCATGTACAGATTCATGTTTGATGTACAGTAAATTCTAGTTATAACAGGTGCATATTTTTATGACTAGTCATATTGCAACGTTTTGGGacatacatgacattgtattatCACATAATTACCAAgatcataatttattatttgatATCTATTTCACCAGCTGTGACTCTCTCACAAACAATCACTGGCTACGGTAAATTTTATGTTTGCATTACTTTGACGCAACAGCTAAGACCAATCCGGGAGCCAgtagggggtggggtgggggtggggtggggtgggtgggttcAAACAGGAGTGTGCAGACCAAATTAAAAACATCTTCACAATGTATTATCCAAAAACAGACTCATTTGAGGGGATTTCCAGTTACAATCATCCGATCAATTACATGTACCTCTATtctgatactgtatatatatatatatatatatatatatatatatatatatatatatatatatatatatatatatatatatatatatatgtgtgtgtgtgtgtgtgtgtgtgtgtatttttaaagCATGAAGacttttaaatacatgtacgttATCTAACTATGATTAGCGGATTATCAAATGAAAAGTTACCCAGGTTTAGGGATTTTTTTGTGCGAGTACCATTGTTTTTCTACTTTCAAAAACCGAAATGAGACAACTAACCATagaccaagtccgtgtttgtaactccgTAAATGTTCGAAAAGGTTTATATTGTACTACAAGAAGCTTAaagtagatattttttttaattattgtttGTCTATAcgcattatttattttatagaaGCACATACTAAAATTGCTTTACACCCTGAGAATCGAAAAAATGTCCATTCCTCATTAccattttcaaacaaatcttATAGGGGAAATTATTTTATGGGATGGACGTAAATTATGTTAAAAGTGTGTATACTTAAATAGATCTAATGGAACTGAAGATGATGATGGAAAAGCTAGGCCAGGCAAAGACACATTTAGAACTGAAAAAGATGATCGCTGAGGTCGATACAACGGATTCTGGCACCATCGCATATAACGAATTCTTAACAATGATGCTGGGCAAAAAGTCTTCCGTTTTGAAACTGTAAGTAAATTCTATGTTTTGAATTCTGGATTTCTGaaccacagacacttgtgacCTGTGATATGTTTCAGAAGGAAATGATCATGAATATACGATATTGATGTATATGTTGCCGATACGATGCAACGTGACCGTGGCAGACTACCTAAGGTTTCTGAGACCAGGGagacggaggggggggggagagataTCCGGAGACAGGCGACAGACAGACTGAGTACGAGATGCGAAGAGAGACAGGGATAGTGAAAAACgtggggggagagagagagagagagagagagagagagagagagagagagagagagagagagagagagagagagagagagagagagagagagtcagagagtcagagagagagaggcagataGAGACAAAAACACGGTGCATATTAGCTACTAAATCACGATTCATAAAATaaagcacacacacaaaattaatCTCTATTATCTGTTTCATGATTGTTCCTTATGTGCATTACTCGGGAACGAAATATTTCTAtacttgaaatatcaacaaattttctTTTCAGAATTTTAAAGTTTGAAGAGAAGATGAATGGGAAAGAGAGACCTAAAGGGGTTGCTCCAAAAAGAGATTTATCGTCTCTGCCATAAAACATTACTAGTACTTGCTAATCCGAACACTTGACAGTTAGTTCTGAGAATAGAAGTCTCTAGACCAACTTTGCTTGAAGAATTCAACCCATATTCAAAACCCAAGAAGTCGGAACTGGAAcgacatttttgacaattttcttattattttcaatttgtactCGCTAAAGCATGAGCGCCGAGATCTTCGTGATCGTTAGTCTCGTTTATccagcctcttgccgttgagggctaCACCAGCAGAGAGGCTGGGGTAGCCGTCAACGGCAAGAGCCTCGACTGGGTTATAACTGATACTACGCGATGGTTAATTTTGACCATGTTCTCTCCACGAGCGCCTAgatcacaggcatttgtttcccgagttatgtctcagaatatttatatcagaatacaatgaaatgtcgATATAAATATCGTTAATTTTGACGTACGCGTCTTctttcgcagtgagtgaacctgcgcgatcacagaaacaagtgtaattttacccctttcatatatagttggctgactacgtcaatattaacgatattatcgacatttcattgtattctgatataaatattctgagacGTAAcacgggaaacaaatgcctgtggccTAGATACCTATTCAGCGGTTCCGTGTTCAAACTTAATTTATGTACGTATATGATTTCACGTAGCGATAACCCAACCCACTTAGATGTTGACAGGTCGTTTAATAGGCATGGTACTCGGTGCCGAGTTGTGGAGAAGACATCGTCAAAATCCATCAAAGTGATTGTGATTGTGTGTAGGCTACTCTATCACATCGTCGTagaccacagcctcttttacggcaccgtccaaaacgttGACGTACCGCCAAAAGGcatatttcgcagtgtcgccgaagaaataacagctctggtttgtggaAATCCATTATGCAACATCCTTCAAATCTAGAATTTGTTGACGAATATGTAATCAGGTCATTCATGAttatttacacatggacatcaaggcATTACACTATGCCAACCAATCTcaagaataatataataattatttatttgtctagTTATGTGGGCCGGGGTCTggaaattcaaaaaattatattaaatctGAAACGGTGCAATGTAGAATTAGGTGATGGGTATTTCTTTctgtaaaataaattaaatcttTTTTATCCTCATATAGTTTTCTGAAAAAATGTCTCTTTTTTCCATTTACTTAGCGTAGATCCCACGTGCTTATGATCCGCCAGTGCACAGGGGATACATGTCGCAGCTATCCGATGTGAATTCATGATGTGAATGTCACTTTATGAGTACGTGTTTGAGGGCGCTCTTATGTAGCGGTGTGGTTTTCGGCAAGGTTTTCAGCACAgtcactcgaatcaatctgtatgatttggggaggaaaaatgtatatgaattattcactatacttttaaaaaaaaatcatacacattgattcgagtgacTGTGGTTTTCAGCGATTTTTAGTCTGTTTCAAGGACTTATATGGGTGTATGATCTCGAAGAGTGTGGTAGTTGTTTCTCGAAGGATATTTCTTCCGTTTGTGCGTTGTGCTACAGACAACGCGATTTGCGCTGTGTTCGgacttggagtaattatactgacataATTACTCCAGGGTTCGGAGGAGTGCATTCAGGCTGCACACAAGAAAACAAAAGTTTGAACACTGTCCTATCGTACGAGGGCGTGATTCGTCATGGCCATACTCGCAAGTCGTGCGCGGTGGGGGCAAAGTCCCTCTCTCTCTCGAGCTCTGTACTGCCGTTGTCATCATGAGAACAAGAAGAGAGATTGCATCATTCTGACATTAGAAATGTGATCATATTGGCAACCTTTGTCACTTTATTAACGTACACATTTTCGCCATTTACGTTCTCATTTCTGTTCTTGCTTTGATGCCTTGATAATTTGACGTTTTGGAACCGAATTGACAAAATTCTGAGTATGTGACTATCTCAACACTACGAGAGAGTTCTGAACGTTGTTAGTTATGAGAAAAACTTTGATTTAACAAACCTTTAAGTTATAGAATGTATTACATTACGGGTATAGCAGGAACGGAACAATAACAGTCCACCCACAGATTTGCAATGGCTACCAGGCTTGTTTTGCGGAATACAAAAACGGAAACGACAGTTTGTGCTACACAATGACACCACTGCAAGTCCCTGGACTAAAACAATAGGGACGACTAGAAGTCCTTGATGATATGAAGAGTCTATTAATTGACAATGACAGGAAGTTTATCATGTTCCGCTTTGTGGTATGATTTTATTCAGAACAATAGACACATGTACTAGCTTGTAGAAAGTTATATTTATAGATCTGTCAAGTAATTTAATATTTGATTAATCATCAATGTGTACccatacaaatgtattcaacTCCTGCCAGTAGAATATAGCATATTCGCATAATGTCGATTGTCGTGTCGGAACAAGTTAGGGACCGGGTAACCCAGGTACTCAGATTGATTCAATACTGAGGATCTGGAACCATGCATGTATGAGCATAGAAAGGATACCGTAGCTTTCTATGTACACACATCCAATATGAgaaccacatacatacatacatacatacatacatacatacatacatacatacatacatacatacatacatacatacatacatacatacatacatacatgctgaCACTAGTACTGGGAGACACACACAGTTTCCTAAAGTGTTATCACATGCACGTTTTCCCATACACCCGAATATAGTAACTGcgtccatagaccctccacataGACCCTCGTCCTATACTTGTACGAGTACATTCACACTTGACGTTTGTCGATGTTATAACTTGGCGAGTATTATAGTACTGgcaatttttacaatttttaccgGTCGTACATAGATGTATCGATTTCTTGATTAGCCTTACTATCAATGGTATGCGTAGTgtaaggtcatgacctcaatGACCATTGGAGATGTCCTCAAGGGTAGGGAAAATATGCACCGTGATCACGTTGATATCGATCCGATAATTAGAGAGAGGTATTAGTGATTGGGGTCATTCTTAGGAAGCCGAGATGCCGTGTCCAATATAAAGCTgtttttttgtgttgttgtttttttcgaTCTGTCGTCTTAAGTTTGTCGTTCGATGCATGGAGTGGTGCGGCGCCAAGGTGTGGATGATCTATAGCGTGTGATGCAGTACCTTCGTACGTCGATGGACTCAGTAGTTGGGCTTATCGTTGCGTCTCCAGAAACAAGTATGGAAACTCAGAATCACATCACTATAAAACGGAAACATTAATAATTCGATCGATATATGTTCGAtgtaatacccccccccccccgccctgTAAGGTTATCCATGATACATCGAAGCAGATAGCAACAATAGTAGTAACTACAATGGACATCACGTGTTTCAATCATGTTGTTAATATATTTGGCCTAAAAATAAACGGTCGCTAACaatgtagttttcgaaaagaaTATGTGATCACATTTCCAACTTTCGAATATACAAGCTTTTATGTCTGAATTTTTATCCTAATGGTGTTATTTTAGTGTTAACAATACCCACATGAATGACAGTGATAAATACTAGTAGATAGCTTTgttattatgttaatttttaaAGTCACGTTATAATGTCATGATTTCTCCGTGATGAGCAGTTTGTAACATCACATTTCCCGCGACCTCGATCCACGCACACTTCGAGTCGTACAGTGCAGTGTTTTCTTTGTTGCAGATACTATGACTTTGAATAGTTTTTCCATCAGAAATATGTCGCCCGATATATTGTCAATGTCCAAAAAAATGCAACCATTGTACATTATACAGGCCagctaaaatatcaaaatatcgtGACTGCGACGAAATTGCTcaacaaataatattttggcGTTAAAAAACGTTTTAAACCATacatttgtttaattttgaaatttaattccCGAAGTTCATGCatattaattttataatatttcaaattttttgttgaaaatatatGTGTACGGCCGTATCCTAAATTTTGGTTgaacacaattaaaaaaatgtttatttatttactaaaaGACCGGAGAAAGTTTCAATCTTTGATGTTTCTTTTCCATTTACCTTTTTTGGTAATACAGCTGTTACTTTCAAAAAACTGACACGGAAAACCTTGGATATTGACCAACGTGACgacaaatatttatgtattcgGTGTGACGTACTTGTAAATGTTAATATcttttgtgaaaaaaattatgctaatattaTGTGTTGACGTCAGAGCACAGACACACTTTAATCGCGTGGAATACCATAACAAATGATTGCACGTGATACCGGTGTGTTTATGTCAATTTATCGATTTATTTGGGATTCGAAAGTGATTTTCGAGTCTGGCACCGAGCCAAAACAATCACGATTGggagatttttttttgtaaaaagacACGTCTGCGTCATAGATAGTCAGTATTAGTTCCATTTGAGATCAAATCGTTGTTTTTAGTATTACGTCAATTTCTCCTTGCAAAGGCTATTGACTAGGaattatttttagattttaaatTGCTTTCTTGAAAGGGTTTAGTCACGCCGAGAAAGCGACGAAAAGTAATGAAATTAAGATCTCATCTCAGGGAAATTACGAGTCGTTATTGTATACTAGCAGGGTCGATCAATTTCCGCCATGATAAGTATATGGTGTGAATGTTACGTTCTGCAATGTAGACACATTTCAATGCACAGCTACAGTACTAGTGAAATACCGATAATTTTCATGATTATCTCAActtaaaacaattattttttttatattcatattttaatgatCTCTTTGAGCTGATTGTTTAATTTGTGACATTTAGATAAGTTAATAAGCTTAATTCCAATTATGATACACTGAGAAAACCTGACTcgattaaagtggtcatatgaatgaggattaggtatttattttgaagttttaaCTTTAGTAGAAcgtacaattttatcatgatggcttcctacttgaaaaatcaatgtgaaactatATATGCTaagtccttatttgtaactcaacacATTAGAAAAACTCAAAATgtgtgaaaatgtttgtcattgtataataacaaacattttacacatttattagtgttttgcaatttatggatttacaaataaggacttggcAAATGTTGTTTCACCCTGGCTTTTCAAGAAGGAAGACATGTTGAAAtcgttttataaataaaaaatccaaaataaatattctaTCCCCATTTATTTGATACGACCACCATCCGTTTGAAGACCTATATGTACGGTTTACCCGACACAAACGAATATATATTTCGTCCAGTAAAACCgaagaaaaaaatcatgtacTCACGCAAATTCCCCACGAGCGTAGCTCACCTTCAGCAGTGTGTCAAGGGGGGAatttgcatgtgtatgttttgaattGACCACAGAAGGAACTATTTGAAATGAATTTCCAAATGTTTACCATCCACCCGTTTGTATGCTTGCAAATCTATATTTATCTACActaggcatacatgtacaaaatgatgACGAATCAAAATAGATTCATTATAACATTACCCGACCTGCTTCATTTTGTGTCAATATTTGGGGGAAATTTGACATTctttgaatataattttaataaataaatgctcaaatatgataatttattaaatttgaaaatatgaaacattGAAATACTTGCATTTGTAGTGTTACAAGTTACCACAGGGCTATTGGTCCATTGTTGACTGAGTCACGTGATCAGAACATGGCAGCCTACATCTAGTGGCTTACGTTTGATAAACTGGATATAACGAGAATTCTAATTCAGACATTCTAATAAAATTCAGTGCGCCCAGTTTCGCGGTTCATGGTCGTTCGGACGTGATCGGTCCATGAACTTGAAAATACTCCGAATGTCTGCAATGGCGTGTTTTGttctcaaataaaaatataatgtgctgtttatttatttatttatttatttttttttttcaaaatacgaTGTTCATCTACGTATAGCAGGTATACATATTGAAAAACCATGGAGACGATAACCATCGAAAACATGCATTCATGCAGTAAAAGTTGTCGAATGTGTACAGAAACGTaaacggggagggggggggtttaaATAGTTGGTCTCATGAAATActgatgtatgtatacaaagaCATAGTAACTAACGAGTCTGTGTTTTGCATGTTGGTGAAAATTTCCGATATTACGTCATACGATTGACGCCATTCTTTAGTGATAAAAACATCCTGCAAGTTTCGGTATATAATGTCAGTATAAACGAGAATATAAGACTTAAAATAGAAACGGTGATAAGTCACGTTTTTATAACATTATTTTGGTTCTTCCATTCGCCAAGGCGCCAGGTATCGTATCTCATTTCCAATATAACTATGTTTTGCTGTCTATCTCGTCAGTTTGTCATCGGAAGGGGTCGCCGTTTGATACGTCTTACGCGACAGTATATTAACTTTCAACCGTAAACCCAGATTTCATTTTTCCTCGATTATTTCCCTGTTTACTTGACTTGTCTTTGATTCATTGAGAATTTTGGTGTGTGGTATTcactatctctctctctctctctctctctctctctctctctctctctctctctctctctctctctctctctctctctctctctctctctctctctctctctctctctctctctgtatatatatatatatatatatatatatatatatatatatatatatatatatatatatatatatatatatatatatatatatatatatataaataataagtAGCCGAAGGGAAACATCCgactaaaagaaagaaaaatgtgtacatgtgcCGTATCATACAAATTTATGTCGTAACAacttagaaaaaaatatttttttaccaTTATAATTTTGGGTAAATCGTCAAAAGCATTGACATTGTTATATCAAAAGTTAACGTTTATTTTCGCagatgataaataaaatattttttcgaaatgtaatAACACCGGCAAGGAAGAAATTTCTGTGTGCCATTTAACAACAGATGCCAGAAGACGAAACGTGTGTACACTTGAACTACCATGACCTAAATATGTTTAAACTTTACACTAACTACAAACGCTATCTTGAGTTCTGGCTCAGCTACTGACAACATGCATCTGACCTTGGTCGTCTTACTGGTCAGTACCCACGAGGTCACTACATGTGTTTCACGGTCACCTTGACCTTGTTTGAGGCGGAAGAGAAAACAACATTCGATTTCGATCCCGACGATTGCGACACGGCATTTACCATGTACCACCATTTCCTGGtattcatatactagtatattacatTCACCTTTGATTACTTACAGCCCTAAATATTACTTGGGCATTTGAACAAAGTTATTTAATTAAACTAATTATaccatttcacacaaaaaagtaGATTATCATCCGTTCATGAATTACATTTCAAGATCCAACTGTTGATTGCATTTTCTTACTTCATATACTTTTCTGGTAAGCTCATCAGCTATAACCATGGTACGCGAtagtttttaaaacaaatgaagTGATTCAATAATGTACGTACTTAGCATatggtaaagtgtctgtctgtctgtctgtctgtctgtctgtctgtctgtctgtctgtctgtctgtctgtctgtctgtctgtccatctgtctgtccaccCGTCCGCCTGCCCGTCTAcacgcctgtctgtctgtctgtctggctgtctggctgtctgtctgtctgtctgtctgtctgtctgtctgtctgtctgtctgtctgtgaatgtATATTAACGCACAATGCACAAAAAACTTAAAGTATCGTGATAGTTATCAGTCTAACGTATAGGGATGTTACCTTTAGTGTTTTAGTAGTTGGGACATCGTTCATGGAATAATGATCGAAGCAGCAAAATGCAACTTAGGTTTCATTTCTGGTAATTAAAACACATTTAACTCCAAAAGTATTGGCTCGAAATTTGGCGACAACGTTTCTAGGGCGCCCGGGGTGTCTTGATGAAGGCTGTTATTTAGACAGTGCAGCCTTAGTGATCACAATGTACGTTGATATATGCACAAAGTGTCTAAAATTTAAAGATGTGATTTTTGATCAAAGAAAGTGAACCTCAAAATTACCACACACAGTtgtttgaaatttggtgagtGTTTCTCGGAGTGTCtagatgaagaattgttcaGGGCAGGGGTCATTGCATGCGATATGCACTTTTTtggtcaataaataaataaaactcaaAACTTCACTGTCAAAGCTGTATTCTcatggtctgaaatttgatagaGATGTTTCAATAAGTGGAATATTCAGTTATGTGAAATCAGATCAATGACAGATAAATCAATGCATGGATAAACAGGGGAATTTGAATGtcgtgttacaaacaaacaaacaaacaaacaaacaaacaaacaaactatgtggagggtctatggacgCAGTTACTATATTCGGGTGTATGGggaatatgtatgtttgtttgtttgtttgtttgaaacataTTCCTGGGCTTCCTGTGGAAGTACGAAAACTTTTGTCTTCGACTTCACGCAAGGTGCATTCTCAGGATATCTGACTGCTGGATGTTCCAGCACTGCTGGTATGaaaatctgatgttgtgaaGACGGCTCATTACCTctggaaggcggcgatcactcccgGAACAATAAATCGAAAAcaagcaacaacaacaataaacgAGGGAAATGGGTCTttaggtaaataaagaaatcgagccGTATTCACCACGTCACATTTGAATCAGATTGTGTTAGTGTGGAGGCGACACAATCAGATGTACTGAACTTTTAATTCCAGAGCTGGCAGAGGTGATCGTCCTTTGATCATGGCGACTGTGCAGTATGCAATACATTAagcttataagttatatgttATGCGATAGTGCTGTGTTACATAATGCCATCAGCTGACAACCCATGTCACGTGATGGAAACCACCTCGGGCAGTCGAGTTTGCCCCCAACACGCCCACTAAAATCAAATAGAGAATCTTTGCCGTGAGTAGGCTTGGCCAGGGGTGTGCGTGATGTGTTATCATAGTATTGATATTTCAACGTCTGTAAGCAATCTAAGCATACATAAGTATGCTGTTAATGCAACACCGTAGTCCGTCCATAGGTGGATGGATAGTACATAGGTGGAGAGTTATGTAATGTTCACTCCGAGGCGCTAGGCTTTCGTGACAACAATTACGGTGTCAAACCATTTCAATGAGGAGTAGACCAGGGAGTAGACGAATGTACAAATGAACAGAAATAGATGTAAGAATAAATAGATacgctgtatatatatatatatatatatatatatatatatatatatatatatatatatatatatatatatatatacacactgcGATacagagcactgtcttagcagattgatactcaccgagttttaaatatatatatattatatattcaattttgtttattttagtcCACTcttttataaatataatgaaatgtgtgttCTGTTCGAGTCTGATACGTGTCGTATATGACATACACAGTAATGCACAGAAGATCTATGGTACACGGATACTCAATCGATTCGGACTATTGGAACATTACACTCTATACATACACCAATCCAGGTAACCACTTACgttgcaaaatatttgtattcccCCAACGCAAGCCGAGCTCCATACTCACGATTTTTTTCGTGGAAAGTGCGCGTGGGGTGCGTGTAAGCTTATATTGGATACCCAATACTCTGCACATTATTCATTTGTAATGATATCCCAGAATGATATACCGTATACTATAGGCTTATATTTATGATTCGCAGTGAAATTGTGTTTTAATTATTCTGTCTGCACGATCACGACGTCTCTGCTTCAAGAAATTGatgtatgtataactataagttATCGCAAAATGTAACTCAAGAAATTGGGAGAAGCAAATCGATTTCACTTTCTTCCGATATTTATCATAAATAGGACAAACCACACTTTACACATTCATTGATCACGCGCTGGAGTTGAGTCGGGATTCCATGCCGCTTTTTTGTTTGCAACAC
The nucleotide sequence above comes from Glandiceps talaboti chromosome 10, keGlaTala1.1, whole genome shotgun sequence. Encoded proteins:
- the LOC144441474 gene encoding allograft inflammatory factor 1-like, whose translation is MPLHFASISGGKIYGQLKKNQELSLDEINQSFKSSGDYDDEEDYPDLDAKLESYKKQFMEFDLDNSGDIDLMELKMMMEKLGQAKTHLELKKMIAEVDTTDSGTIAYNEFLTMMLGKKSSVLKLILKFEEKMNGKERPKGVAPKRDLSSLP